The Ferrimicrobium sp. sequence GATCGAGCGAGCGATCTGGGGGCTCAACCACCACGTCCCAATCGTGGTCGACGTCGCCATGTTAGCGGCTGGGGTTGCTAAGCTCAACCCCTCGATCGCGATCCAAGCTGCTCAACAACTGAGGAGCACCAATGAGACTCGATCGCACAGCGGGATGGCGGCACTCTTGGCTACGATGACCGAACAGATGCCGATCGTCGCTGTTGGCTCCGCTCCCACGGCGTTGAGAGCGGTCCTCGAACACGCCAGCGAGACCGTGCCACTCGTCGTCGTCGGCATGCCGGTCGGATTCGTCGATGCCGTGGAATCAAAGCAGGATCTCATCCGCTCCGGGATCACCCACCTCACCAATACCTCGCGCCGTGGAGGGTCGCCGATGGCAGCTGCAACCCTTAATGCACTGGCCCTACTATCGCAAGGAGAGTACCGACTTGACCACTAGAGGACTGATGCTGATGGGACATGGCACCAAATCAGCGAAGGGGCAAGCACAGTTCCACGAACTTGTCGCGCTGGCTGCGCAGCGCTTTGACGGGCCGGTGACCGGGGGATTCATCGAGCTCGCCCAGCCCACGATGTTCGAAGCCGTCGACGAGATCGCCGCTAAGGGGATCGATGAGCTCATCATCGCACCCGTTGTGCTCCTGCCAGCGGGGCACTTAAAAGACGATGCCGCCGAACTCACCCACTACGCCCGCCGCCAGTGGCCCCAACTCAGTGTCCACTTGGCCTCAGATCTTGGCACAACAGCCGAGCTGATCATCCGTCTCAATCAATGTATCGATGGGGTTGATGAGGCTGCAGAGGCCATTCTTGTCGTTGGGCGTGGCGCTAGCGACCCCAGCGCCAACGCCGAACTCCACGCCATCACTCGACTCTTGAGCGAGAGCCGAGGATACCCAACGACACACACCGCCTTTGTCTCTTTGGCTCCGCCTGATGTCACCACAGGACTCGAGACCTTGGCCCGACTCGGCGCCCAGTCCGTCGTCGTTGCGCCCTATTTTCTTTTTCATGGCGTTCTCCTGGACCGCATCGCGAGCCAGGCGCTGGCCTGGGCAACGGCCCACCACAAGACGGTTGCCATCAGCGAAGAACTTGGTCCCCATCCGCTCGTCATCGATGCGCTCTGGCTACGCGTCCAAGAGGCGATCGGAGGAGATGTTCGCACCAACTGTGATACCTGTCTCTATCGATCACCGTTCTCCATCAAGAGCGCAACAGCGCTACCCTAGGCACGGAGAACTCGCAACATTGGGCATGACGACCAACCAATGTTCCGCCGCGTGTGGACCCCAACGGGAAGCGTCACTTCGCCACCCTACGATAGTCCACAAGGGCGGTAGGCAACGAGAGACATTCGTCCCGTCGTAGAAGTCACCGCCCGCCAAGAAAGGAACACGGTGCAATTCGGAATCTTTCTACCACCATTCCACGAGTTTGCCGACCCTCGCGTGGTCGTCGAGCTGGCTACCAGCGCAGAGCGAGCTGGTTGGGATGGTATCTTCCTCTGGGATCACATGCTCAGCGAACCAGGCTTTAGGGTAGCGGACGCATGGATCACGATGGCAGCGATCGCCAGCGCAACGGAACGGCTGCGCATGGGAGCCATGGTCACACCATTGGCACGCCGACGGCCATGGGTGCTTGCTCGTCAGATAGCAACACTCGACCACCTTTCATCAGGTCGACTCATTGTCGGCGTAGGGCTCGGGGATGATGGGTGGCACGAGTTCAGCGCATTTGGGGAGCGCATCGATCCGCGCGGGCGTGCGAACCAGCTCGACGAAGCACTGGAACTCCTCGGGCTCTTCGCCTCCGGAGAACCGGTGGACTTTGTTGGAGACGAGTATCAGGTGCACTCACCTCCTTTTTTGCCACGCCCACTCCAGCGCCCGGTTCCCATCTGGGTCGCGGGTCGCTGGCCGAATCAACCTCCGCTGCTGAGAGCGAAACGGTACCAAGGCTTCTTCCCAATCTTTGCCGGGCCAGAACCTCCAACCATCCCCGCCCAGAGCGATCTCGACGCCATCACTCGCCAACTTCCTCAAACGGGTACGGGGTATGATCTTGTCATCCGCTATGCGATGTCCCTCGCCGCTGATCCCGTCCACGACGCGACACTCCTCGCTCAGGTCGGAGTGACCTGGATCCTCGAGAGCTTCGGTGCCTTCGGCCCTGAGCCCGAGATTATTCGAGAGGTCGTCGCCGCTGGCCCTGCTGGCAAGAGGGTTTAGCAACCTACTACGATACGTCCTTATCAGAGTTCGGCCGTCATCGGCTCCGGATTGTCGATGGCTCATCCGGCGCCATCACCCCGGTAGCAACGCTCAGTCGGAGTGGCGTCACGGCTCTCCTCCGATGAGCGAACCGGCCCCGATCGAGTGCATTGGAGAATCCTTGCAACAAGCGCGATCCATGACCAAACGAAGCGAACCAGAGACCTTGACGAGATCAATGCAGCTATTGCTCTCGGCAGCTATTGCTCTCGGCGGCTGTTGGCGCTCACCTCACTCGGCGAGCGCCAACAGTGCGTGCAGTGCCACTCCTCGATGGAGAGCAGCCTCGTCCACGAGCATCCTGTTCGAGTGGTTCGGTGCGGGCTGTACGCTTCCGGGGGGAGCAACACCAAGGAAGATCATCGCTCCTGGCGAGACTTGCAGAAGGTAAGAGAAGTCCTCGGCCCCCATCACCGGGGCCTCCATCGCAAGGACATCCGAAGTTCCCACCAACGATCGCGCGAGCCCAAGAGCACGCTCTGCCCCGGCGACGTCGTTGATGGTCACCGGGTAGCTCTCCATCGGGAAGCTAACCGTGACGTCAACCCCATGGGCATCTGCGATCCCGTGGGCTACTCGGGCCACCAGAGCTTCGACCACACGACGTGTCTCCTCCGAGAGTGTCCGAAAGGTGCCCCGAATGGTTGCCAACTCTGGGATAATATTGAAGGTGGTCCCCGCATCGATCTGCCCAACCGTCAACACAGCTGGATCAAAAACGTTGACCCGCCTCGTGAGCGCCACCTGGAGTGCCACAACCAGCTCGGCAGCGACCGGTATCGGATCGAGCGCCTCGTGGGGAGCAGAGGCATGTCCCCCTCGGCCAGTGATCGTGATGAGGAATTCATCGGCAGAGGCCATCATCGGCCCGCCCCGGGTAGCGATGAGCCCACTCGGAAGGTTCGTGATCACGTGTTGGGCATAGCTTCGATCGGGAGCAGGATCAACCAGTCCCTCCTCGATCATCCGCCGCGCACCCCCAGCACCCTCCTCTCCAGGTTGAAAAGCCAAGATGACAGAACCATGTAATGTGTCGCGATGATCCATTAACAGCTGCGCCGCGCCAAGGAGCATCGCCACATGCGCATCATGACCACAGGCATGCATCAACCCTGGGATCGTCGAGGCAAAAGGAAGGCCAGTCTCCTCAACGAGAGCCAGTGCATCCATATCCGCCCTCAAAAGGGTAGTAGGACCCTCCAGCGCACCATCGATGCGCCCCACCACGGAAGAGATGGTTCTGCCCGGGGTAGCCGAAATCCCCATTCCCGCTAGCTCGTTGAGGATGAGCGACTGTGTGATCGGAAGATCGAGTCCAAGTTCGGGATGTGCGTGGATCGTGCGACGTACCTCGATGACCTTGGGATCCATCGCCTTCGCCTCCGCCAAGAGTCCCTTTACATCAATTGTTGTCGCCATCTGTTCCGCCCCTTTCAACCACGCCTGCGCCCAGCCTACCGACTGCCGTCGACCGAGAATCAACCCCTGAACAAATAGCCCGCAAAACTACCTGAGGCATCCTGTGAGACGTGCTACTATCTATCGTGTATCGACGATAACCGTTCTGCTCCTCACCAGACTCGCGAGGTAGCGCCACGAACATCTATGTGAGAGTCGGAGGAGGAAGTGATGCGACTCGTGATCGTTGGAGGTAGTGACGCTGGCATCGCTGCGGCGCTACGTGCCCGTGAGTTAGAGCCGAGCTGCAAGGTGACGGTAGTGCTCGACGATGCGTACCCGAACTTCTCCGTCTGCGGCATCCCGTATTATCTATCGGGCGAGGTGCAGGACTGGTCAAACCTCGCTCATCGTTCCTACCGTGAACTCCTGGATCAAGGGATCGACTTACGAACCGACACCCACGCTCTCGAGATTAATCCTGCCCAACACGAACTGCACTGTCGACTGCAGGATGGACGTTTGGTAGCACTCAACTGGGATCGCTTGATCATCGCCACCGGTGCACAGGCGATCAAGCCACCGATCGAGGGACTGGTCGAAGCACTTGAGGGAGAACGTGTCTTCCTCGTTCACACGATGACCGATGCCCGAGCGATCATGGAGGTTCTCGACAAAGGTCAGGTGCGTCGAGCGCTGGTCATCGGTGCCGGGTACATCGGCCTTGAATTAGCCGAGGCACTCACCACTCGTGGCATCACGGTCAATCAATATGAGGCCAAAGATCATGTACTGCCCGCCGTGAGCCCGGATCTTGCTCGTCAGCTTGAGATGGTGCTGACCAGCCACGGCGTCCGACTCGCGACCAACACGGTAGTGACCGCCATCACGGCGGATCAGGATCACGTCACACTGTGGACCTCGTCTCCATCATCAGGTGCCGCTCAGGTGCGTGGCGACATCGCAATCGTCGTAGCGGGGGTGCGACCAGCCGTTGCACTCGCACGCACGGCTGGAGCCAAAATCGGTCCTGGTGGTGCCGTTTGGGTCAACCGACGCATGGAGACCGGTATCGACGACGTCTACGCTGCTGGCGATTGCGTGATCACCCACCATCAGTTGCTCGGTGAAGCCTACCTTCCACTTGGAACCACCGCCCACAAACAAGGTAGGGTCGCAGGTGCGGCCGCAATAGGGCACGAAGCTGAGGAGTTTCAAGGGGTAGTCGGGACCCAAGTCGTGAAGGTCTTCGACCAGGTGATCGCTCGGACCGGCCTGACCGACGACGAGGCGGTTAGCGCTGGCTTCACTCCCCTGTCCATCACGACACAAACAGATGACCATAAGCGCTACTACCCCGGTGCTGAGACACTCACGATCCGTTTGAGTGCCGACACCTCCACCCACCGTCTCCTCGGAGTCGCCATGCTCGGCCCAATCTCTTCCGGTGCCCACAAACGCATCGACACTGCAGCCGTCGTGCTCGCCCAATCAGCACGCGTTGAAGACCTCATGCATCTCGATCTCGCCTACACACCACCGCTTGGCACGCCATGGGATGCCCTCCAAGTCACCGCCGCTCAGTGGCTACAAAAGGCAGCAACAGGGAGCAGCTACGGTGGCGAAGATGGTTGAACTAGAATCAGCGACTATGTACCCAGCAAACTCAACCGAGACCTCCCCCACCACCAACGGCGTTGCGTGCGCCATCCCCGAACCAGCGATGGATGAGGTCGACCCACTCGACGACGGTGAGCTGGCACACATCACCAAAGCCCTGGGGAATCCAACCAGAATTAGAATCTTTCGTCTCCTGACGGAACGCCAGACCTGTGTGACCGGAGAACTCGTCGCTGAGCTACCCCTCGCGCAGTCAACCATCTCTGAACACCTGCGCATCCTGCGTGAGGCCAACCTTATCCAAGGAGAGATTGAGGGGCCAAGAACCTCGTACTGTATTAATCAGCGAGTCCTCACAGCGTTTAAGCGCGCCATTCAGACGCTCTAGCCGCCCTCAATGCAACAGTGTCACCCAGCCAGCCAAAGCGATCAAGGTGATCGCGAGGACTGGCGCAGCAAGTATGATTCCTTGACGGAAATACTGTCCCCACGTAATCTTGATACCTTTGGTGTCGAGCACATGAAGCCAAAGCAGTGTCGCCAGCGAGCCGATGGGGGTGAATTTAGGTCCAATATCAGCCCCAACGACGAGTGCATAGACGGCAATATTGTGCGAGATGCCAGCCAAGTGGGCGCCTTTGATACTCAATGCCCCGATCAGTGTCGTCGGCATGTTGTTCATGATGGCCGAGAGGATGCCAGAGCCAAACCCGCCAACCAGCGCCGTCGCCAGTACGCCATGATGGCTCGCGTCGGCCAGTCCATGCGACAAGTACACGGTGAGGCCCGCATTAAAGAGACCATACACCACCAGGTACATGCCCACCGAAAACACGACGATCCTCCACGGTGCTTCGCGAAGGACCATTCGGCTCGACAGTGCACTTGATCGGCTTGCCGCCAGCAAGAAGATGAGTGCAGCAACAGAGGCTGGCACCGACACTGGAAAGTGAAACGGCTCGGAGAGTAGGTAGCCCGCCAACAGCGCAACGAGCACCACCCAACCCAGTCGAAACAACTGGATATCGCGAAGAGCTGATTTTGGAGTCTCTAGTGACGTTGGATCGTAGCTACGTGGAAGCGATCGACGATAATAGATGAGTAGTACACCCAGACTCGCCAAAAATGAGACGACATCAATCGGTGCCATTCTCGACGCGTAGGTGAGAAAGCCGATGTGAAAAATATTCGCAGTGACGATGTTGACAAGGTTCGATACCACCAGAGGAAGACTGGTGGTATCCGCGATAAAGCCCGCCGCCATCACGAAGGGGAGTGCCCGACGGCGATCGAAACCAAGGACACGAGTCTGCTGATAGACGATCGGGGTAAGGATGAGCGCCGCTCCATCGTTGGCAAAGACAGAGGCAACAATAGCGCCAAGAATCAGCAAGTAGACAAAAGCTCGGAGAGCGCTGCCTCGCGCAAAACCGAGCACGTGGAGGGCAGCCCACTCAAAAAACCCAATACGGTCGAGGATCAGCGAGATGATAATCACCGCCACAAAAGTGATCGTGGCGTTCCAGACGATCCCCCAGACCGTCACCACATTGGCGAGCTGATCAACCCCAATAGCGAGCGCAACGATGGCACCGCCGAGTGCTGAGACCCCGATCGATAGTCCACGCGGCTGCCAAATGACCAGCACCAGGGTCACGAGAAAGAGGAGGACGGCTAACAACGTCAAAATCTCGCCGTGCAACGTCACCAACACACCTCCTCGCCTCCCTCAACGCCCATCGACCTTACCCGGGGTCCCAACCCCTGACGATCCCGGCACACTCCACTACTCGGTGATCACCAGCCAACGATAGCGTCGATGCGCTAGGCGATCTCAACCCTGCCCTATAATCGTTCTTCGACGATATACGATACTAGTAGTAATGGAGTTGCCGTAGCGCGGTCGGTTCCTCCGGACACGACCCTCCCCACATGGCGGTGGAGCCGGAATATTTGTTAATGATTGTAAACTATTTCGCGGAATAAAGCTCACTCCTCCCTGTTGTTTGAAGGAGTTCCATCTACCATCTGAAAAGGGGTACCATGTCACGTCGGAGCACCAACCTTGCCATCGCGGTGGTCGCGGGCGCTCAGTTGATGATCACACTCGATCTTACGATCGTCAACGTCGCGCTTCCCTCAATCCACACTGCACTGCATTTTTCACCCTCATCACTGGCCTGGGTCGTCAACGCTTACACCCTGGTCTTTGGTGGGCTCCTCCTCCTTGGAGGTCGTTCGGGTGACATCTTTGGCCGCCGCAAGATGTTTACGATTGGAACGCTACTCTTCGCTGGTGCATCCCTTTTTGGAGGACTCGCCACGACCTCGAGTTGGCTGCTGACCGGCCGTGCGCTCCAGGGAATCGGAGCCGCAATCGCCTCACCCACCGCCCTAGCCCTGATATCGACAAACTTCGTTGAGCCTAAGGAGCGAGGACGTGCATTCGCGATCTATTCAGCCGTCTCCGTAGCAGGTGTCGCACTTGGTCTGTTGCTCGGTGGAGTGCTCACCCAATACGTCTCATGGAGATGGGTATTCTTTGTCAACACCCCCATCGCCATCCTGCTCGCTTTTGCCGCCCCTCGTGTGCTCCAAGAGAGCACGAAGGTGCGAACGCGCATCGATGTTGGGGGCGCGATCATCGGTACCGCGGGGCTTGCCAGTCTGGTCTATGGCATTATCAACGCATCCTCACACACCTGGACAACCGCTTCGACCCTGGTACCTGGGCTCGTCGGTATCGCGTTGCTGGTGATCTTTGTCCTCTTCGAGCTCCGTGTCACCGCGCCGATCATCAACTTCGCCATCCTGAAGAGTCGCGATCGTGCCGGCGCCATCGGCATGATCCTCTTTGTGATGGCCGGCATGTACAGCATCTTTTTCTTCTTGACCCAGTACATGCAGGAGGTAATGGGGTATTCACCGACGAAGACCGGCCTAGCCTTTCTTCCGATGACCCTTGGCATCGTGTTCTTTGCCCAAGTAGCCGCTCGATCGCTCCACCGTGTCGGTCCCAAGGTGTTCATGATGCTTGGTGGTCTCGCTATCACGATTGCGATGTTTCTCCTCTCGTTCATCGGACCGCACAGTAGCTACCTCCAGATCTTGCTACCCCTCTTGATTATGTCAGCTGGCTCGGGCCTCTCCTTCGTCTCGATCTTTCCCACCGCGACCCATGGTGTCAATCCGAACGAGGCTGGCATGGCATCAGCACTTGTGAACGTTGGTCAGCAGGTCGGTGGCACCATCGGACTCGCCGTGCTGGTCACCATCGCCGTCTCGGCTGCCAGACGCCGCGCAAGTTCTCTCCACAGCGCCATCATCCACCATCAAATCAGCCCAGCTGTGGTGGGGTTGATCGCCGAGACGCACGGCTGGGCGATGAGTTTTCGTCTCGCCTCCGTCTTTGGGTTCGTCGCCTTCTTGATCGCGACGACTGTCGTAACTCGCTTTAAAAATCCGGCTGATGAGGCGACAGGTGGAGAGGCGTTAATCCTTTAAAACGGTCACGAAAATCGGAGCGATGGATCTTTTCTCGCATGGCCCTCGAGCGATCGCGGGCCGGTGGAGTGCGTTCGTTCGGTAATCATCGATTCGGTAAGGAATCACCGGGCTTCTGCCGGAGTGTATTACTGCGCAGCACGTCGAGCGGGCACACCCATGCAATCAGTAGGTGTTCAATCGATATGCCGCTCAAGCGATCCGTGGATACGCTGGCGCATCCGAGAAGCGGGCATTTAGGAGGACGAGCATGCGCCATCATCGTGCCCCTGCCTCGATATCGGGCTTGGATCGGCGCTCGTGCTGCTGTTGCACCAGGAACGGTTGTACTGGTCTACGACAATCTCCTACAACGACTGTGCGACTCCATTCACGACGGCTGGCGCGTGGTAGTAGCCGGGAAGTCGGTCGGGACGGCTACAGTCATGGCATGATCCGCAATGTCGTCATGATGAAGATGAAACCCGGCTACGACACCTCTCTGCTCGACACTCTTGTCGCACGCTTGTATACGTTGAACTGCCCCGGCACGCTCTCCTACACCGCCGCTCTCGATGCCGGTCTACGACCCGGCAACTGGACGCTGGCGGTCGTGGCCGATTTTATCGATGTTGACAGCTATCGAGGCTACGACGAAGATCCCAAGCACAATCAGATCCGTGCGGAATTAGCACCGATGATTGACGAGGTTGCCCGCGTGCAGTTCGTGTTATGACGCGGATCTGGCCACACCGACATTTTCTAGGACCAAGAATTTGCTAGAGTAGTCACAACACGAACAGACGAGGGGGAACCGCCATGATGGATGTTGATCTGAACAGTTGGATGCTTTTTCGTAACGCTGAACAGTCCTACCAAGATGTCCAGATCGTCACCCAACGGGATCAGCAATCCCAGCATCGCTACACCTACGCGGACTTCACCCATCGTGTTCGTCAGCTGATCACGGCGCTCGATAGCCTTGCGCTCTCCGAGCACGCGCGCGTCGCTACCATGGCCTGGAATAGCTTCGAACATCTCGAATGCTACTTCGCCATCCCCTGTTCAGGTCGCGTCCTTCACACCGTGAATGCGCGACTGAGTTTCGAAGATCTCGTCTTCATTCTCAACGATGCCGATGATGAGGCCCTCATCGTCCCAGCTGACCTCGCAGAGACCGCCGAGCGACTCAGGGTGCGCTGCCCTGGACTTCGCCACATCGTCGTCTTTGGCGACGATACCAGCGCCATCCCCTCGTCCATGCTCTCCTATGAAGCGCTCCTCAGTGACGCCACCCCCTTTCTAGGCGAACGGAGTATCCCAGAGACTGCGCCACTTGGGATCTGTTACACCTCGGGGACCACCGGTCGCCCCAAGGGAGTACTCGCCACCCACCGTTCCACCTATCTGCACACACTGACCGTCTGCTCGGGCAACGGACCGGGCCTTGCGACGAGTGAATGTGTGCTGCCGATTGTGCCGATGTTTCACGTCTATGCCTGGGGACTCCCATTTGGGGCGGTCGCTGCTGGGTCGAAGATCGTCTTTCCAACTCCCTCATTTGACCCGAAGATGGTCATCAGGCTCATCAACGAGGAGGAGGTCACCAAGGCAGCAGGCGTGCCGACCATCTGGATTGCCGTACTCGATGAGTTGCATCGAAGTTCCGAGAGGCTTGACGGGTTGAAGGAACTGCTCTGTGGCGGTTCTCAGCCGCCGTATGCCATGATCAAGTCCTACCTCGAGGAGTACGATGTGCGACTACTCCAGGCGTGGGGCATGACGGAGACCTCACCGATTGCAACGACGACTCGGCTACCACACGCCTTGCTCCACGCACCCATCGAAACCCAGGTTGACTATGTCGCCAAAGCGGGCGTGCCGGTGACCGGCATAGCAACCACACTGCTCGGAGATGACCACCAACCGGTGCCACACGATGGCAAGAGCATGGGAGATATCTACGTTCGTGGACCGTGGGTACTGGACTCCTACATGGGTGGACATGGTGCTGAATCCTTCGAAGTCGAAGGTTGGTTCCGCACTGGGGATGTCGGAGTTCTCCACCCGTCCGGCGTCATCGAGCTGGTCGATCGCACGAAGGATCTCATCAAATCCGGTGGAGAGTGGATATCCTCGGTGGCGCTGGAGGGAGCGTTGATGGGACACCCCAAGATCCTCGAGGCAGCCGTTATCGCTGTCCCCGATGCAAAGTGGCAAGAACGGCCCCTTGCGACGGTGGTGCCAAAACCACACGAAACGATCACGCTCGAGGAGATCCAGACGTACTTACTCGGCCTTGGATTCCCGAAGTGGCAGCTGCCCGATCGCATTGAGATCATCGAAGAAGTCCCCCGAACCTCCGTAGGTAAGTTTGACAAGAAAGTACTCCGGGCGCGCTTTGGCCAAGCAACCTAATCGTACACAGCGGTTTCAGGCGATTGCCTTCACATTAGGGTGAAGGGAGTGGACTTCATTCCAGAACCTCAACAAGGTCGCGTCTTTGTCAACGAGCACTGCAACCTGCTGTCGGACTGCGACCCAACGGGTCGTCTCCGCCTTGATGGCATCGCTCGCATTCTCCATGACGTCGCCACGCTGGACAATGAGGGTTCACCGGTACCAGACAAGGGCCTCTGGATCCTGCGCAACCTATCCGTTGAACTCCGCGTCTGGCCCGGCTATCTAGACTCGATCGTCTCGCGCACCTGGTGCTCAGGGATTGGACGAGCATGGGCCGAGCGCCGCACTGACCTCTATCGCCATGATCAGCTCGTCGCACAGGCCAAAGCGCTCTGGGTCAATGTAGCACCTGATACCGGCTTTCCCCGATCACTTCCCGAAGGTTTTTTATCCGTCTTCGGTCCCTCGGCAATGGGAAGGACCATCAAACCGCGTTTTATGCTCTCCCTTCCCGAGGACGAACCTGCCAGCACCGGCAGTATCCCTCTCCGTTATAGCGATCTCGATATCGTCGGTCATGTGAACAATGCCGTCCATCTTGCACTCGCTGAGGAGTTGCTCGCACCCTCGCAACGAGGAGCAGACTCTCAGCTCAACCAGTATCATTCTTTCACCATCGAGTTTCATCATGGCCTCGAACTCCCTGAGCCCGCCAATTGGAGTCTGTGGACCAGTGGCGGATCCATGACTCTCCGCCTCGCACAGAGCGAAGGTGTCGCCTCTGTCGTCGAGTTACAACGGGAAGAGGCTTCGATCACCGAACAACGGATCGGATCGTGATGGAGCAAACCGGCCGATCTTCCCCACAACGTTCTCTTCATGGCGGACAGTACATCCTGTTCGACCTCATCGCGGTGGTGGTCTTCGTGGCAATCGGGCGAGACGTTCACGGGCACGCCGATGATCTTGCCGGTCTCATCAAAACATCATGGCCATTCGCCGCTGGTGTCGTGGTCGGTTGGCTCGGAACTCGTCAGTGGCAAAACCCGTTGACCCGAACAGCGATACTCGTGTGGTTGGCTACGGTTGCGGTCGGCATGGTCCTGCGGGTCATCACGGGCCAGGGGATCGCCGTTCCCTTCGTCTTTGTCTCTCTGGGCTTCTTTGCACTCACTGAACTCGGTTGGCGAATCATTGCAAGAGTCGGCCTCAGCTGGCGAGATCGGGCGCCCCGCTGACTGAGGGTCCTCCTTGTCACTGCCGCAACTCGTAACGATGCCCATGGCTAGCATGAGGGTTGAAGGCAAACCCATCGACAACGGAGGAAAGCGATGCAATCACTCTCAGTAGAGACCACCAAAAGCCTACCAGAAGCCGAAGCGATGATCCGGACCGAGCTCGGTGCCGTCGGCTTTGGCATTCTCAGCGAGATCGACCTTGGCGCTACCCTGGCGTCGAAACTGAGTCGCTCAGTCGGCAACCTCAAGATCCTCGGTGCCTGCAATCCGCAGTTCGCTTACGATGCCT is a genomic window containing:
- a CDS encoding long-chain fatty acid--CoA ligase, yielding MMDVDLNSWMLFRNAEQSYQDVQIVTQRDQQSQHRYTYADFTHRVRQLITALDSLALSEHARVATMAWNSFEHLECYFAIPCSGRVLHTVNARLSFEDLVFILNDADDEALIVPADLAETAERLRVRCPGLRHIVVFGDDTSAIPSSMLSYEALLSDATPFLGERSIPETAPLGICYTSGTTGRPKGVLATHRSTYLHTLTVCSGNGPGLATSECVLPIVPMFHVYAWGLPFGAVAAGSKIVFPTPSFDPKMVIRLINEEEVTKAAGVPTIWIAVLDELHRSSERLDGLKELLCGGSQPPYAMIKSYLEEYDVRLLQAWGMTETSPIATTTRLPHALLHAPIETQVDYVAKAGVPVTGIATTLLGDDHQPVPHDGKSMGDIYVRGPWVLDSYMGGHGAESFEVEGWFRTGDVGVLHPSGVIELVDRTKDLIKSGGEWISSVALEGALMGHPKILEAAVIAVPDAKWQERPLATVVPKPHETITLEEIQTYLLGLGFPKWQLPDRIEIIEEVPRTSVGKFDKKVLRARFGQAT
- a CDS encoding DUF3054 domain-containing protein → MEQTGRSSPQRSLHGGQYILFDLIAVVVFVAIGRDVHGHADDLAGLIKTSWPFAAGVVVGWLGTRQWQNPLTRTAILVWLATVAVGMVLRVITGQGIAVPFVFVSLGFFALTELGWRIIARVGLSWRDRAPR
- a CDS encoding DUF302 domain-containing protein, which translates into the protein MQSLSVETTKSLPEAEAMIRTELGAVGFGILSEIDLGATLASKLSRSVGNLKILGACNPQFAYDALLADRSVALLLPCNVVLDATPAGTRISVPAPAELLPDRPEITEPVTKLLYAALEAIGKVNLG
- a CDS encoding acyl-ACP thioesterase domain-containing protein, yielding MDFIPEPQQGRVFVNEHCNLLSDCDPTGRLRLDGIARILHDVATLDNEGSPVPDKGLWILRNLSVELRVWPGYLDSIVSRTWCSGIGRAWAERRTDLYRHDQLVAQAKALWVNVAPDTGFPRSLPEGFLSVFGPSAMGRTIKPRFMLSLPEDEPASTGSIPLRYSDLDIVGHVNNAVHLALAEELLAPSQRGADSQLNQYHSFTIEFHHGLELPEPANWSLWTSGGSMTLRLAQSEGVASVVELQREEASITEQRIGS